In Zunongwangia profunda SM-A87, the following proteins share a genomic window:
- a CDS encoding NAD kinase codes for MKIGIYGQFYHENAGTYINQLLELLQEEKVEVIIERNFLDLINKNKSVTGEYSDYKTFDILDASYDLFFTIGGDGTILKSINYIKNLDIPIVGINTGRLGFLSTIQKEQIGETIHTILKKDFSISPRAVLQIETNPKSDDEVFNNVALNEIAVSRKNTTSMITVDTWLNNQYLTSYWADGLIIATPTGSTGYSLSCGGPVITPDADSIVITPIAPHNLNARPLIIKDDTKITLKVSGREDSHLLSMDSRLASLENDTEIIIQKAPYAINLVELNDDSFLQTLRKKLLWGEDKRN; via the coding sequence ATGAAAATAGGCATTTACGGCCAGTTTTACCATGAAAACGCCGGCACTTATATTAATCAGCTTTTAGAACTTCTTCAGGAAGAAAAAGTTGAAGTGATTATTGAACGTAACTTTTTGGATCTTATCAATAAGAACAAAAGCGTTACCGGCGAATATAGCGATTATAAAACCTTCGATATTCTGGATGCCAGCTACGACCTTTTCTTTACCATTGGCGGTGACGGTACCATCCTTAAATCTATTAACTATATCAAAAATCTGGATATTCCTATTGTTGGCATCAATACGGGCCGACTTGGATTTTTATCCACGATCCAGAAAGAACAGATAGGAGAAACGATTCACACCATTTTAAAAAAAGATTTTAGCATTTCCCCAAGAGCCGTATTACAAATTGAAACCAATCCCAAATCTGATGATGAAGTGTTTAATAATGTAGCACTAAATGAAATAGCGGTTAGCCGAAAAAACACCACTTCTATGATTACGGTAGACACCTGGTTAAACAACCAGTACCTTACCTCTTACTGGGCTGATGGTTTAATTATTGCCACACCAACGGGTTCTACCGGATATTCGCTTAGTTGTGGTGGCCCGGTAATCACTCCAGATGCAGATTCTATAGTCATTACTCCAATTGCTCCGCATAATTTAAACGCCAGACCACTAATTATTAAAGATGACACCAAAATCACTTTAAAAGTTAGTGGCAGGGAAGATTCTCACTTACTATCTATGGATTCCCGATTGGCGAGTCTTGAAAATGATACCGAAATCATTATTCAAAAAGCTCCATATGCCATTAATTTGGTAGAGCTAAATGATGATAGCTTTCTTCAAACTTTACGAAAAAAGCTATTATGGGGAGAAGATAAACGCAACTAA
- a CDS encoding CBS domain-containing protein — MDIEEYILNDVAIRHFSDKIGDLQNDFNQLTYSHLPVENNGIYMGCISENDIRCFEAEKSIEDYQYALEGFFVRSTDYWLDILESFAQNNSNILPVLDSDNEYLGYVELNEIMGIFNETPFLNEAGNIIVVEKGFKDYSLSEISQIIESSNVHLLGLFVSKIENDLAQITIKINPSGINEVIQSLRRYGYNIISQHQEDAFDKNLRDRSKYLDKYLNI; from the coding sequence ATGGATATTGAAGAATATATATTAAATGATGTTGCCATTCGTCATTTTTCAGATAAGATTGGTGATTTACAGAATGATTTTAACCAACTTACCTACTCTCATTTACCTGTTGAGAATAATGGTATTTATATGGGGTGTATTTCTGAAAATGACATTCGATGTTTTGAAGCTGAAAAATCGATCGAAGATTACCAGTATGCCCTGGAAGGATTTTTTGTTCGAAGTACCGATTACTGGCTCGACATTTTAGAATCTTTTGCACAAAACAATTCCAATATTTTACCAGTACTGGATAGTGATAATGAATATTTAGGATATGTAGAGTTAAATGAAATTATGGGTATTTTTAACGAAACGCCCTTTTTAAATGAAGCCGGAAATATTATTGTAGTTGAAAAAGGTTTTAAAGATTATTCGTTAAGTGAAATTAGCCAGATTATAGAATCCAGTAATGTTCACTTACTGGGCTTATTTGTTTCTAAGATCGAGAATGACCTGGCGCAAATCACCATAAAAATTAATCCTAGCGGAATTAATGAAGTGATACAATCTTTACGACGTTATGGTTATAATATTATTTCACAACATCAGGAAGATGCGTTTGATAAAAATTTGCGCGATCGATCTAAATACCTGGATAAATACCTAAACATATAA
- a CDS encoding pyridoxine 5'-phosphate synthase encodes MTKLSVNINKIATLRNARGGNIPNVVQCALDIEKFGAEGITVHPRPDERHIRYQDTRDLKPVLKTEFNIEGNPVTKFINLVLEVKPAQVTLVPDAEDAITSNAGWNTVKNKEYLIEVISEFKKHGIRTSIFVDADEKMIEGAAATGTDRIELYTESFAEKFADGDKKEAVKPYAKCAELAHQLGLGVNAGHDLSLDNIEFFKNEVPFVDEVSIGHALIAEALYLGLEETISRYLKKLQ; translated from the coding sequence ATGACAAAATTAAGCGTAAATATCAATAAGATTGCCACCTTAAGAAATGCGAGAGGGGGGAATATCCCTAATGTGGTACAATGTGCATTAGATATCGAAAAATTTGGAGCGGAAGGTATTACCGTCCATCCAAGACCAGATGAAAGACATATCAGATATCAGGATACACGAGATTTAAAACCTGTTTTAAAAACCGAATTTAATATTGAAGGAAATCCGGTAACTAAATTCATTAATCTGGTTTTAGAAGTAAAACCGGCACAGGTAACTTTGGTGCCAGATGCAGAAGATGCTATTACCAGTAATGCTGGTTGGAATACTGTAAAAAATAAAGAATATCTTATCGAGGTTATTTCTGAATTTAAAAAACATGGCATCAGGACGTCTATTTTTGTGGATGCAGATGAAAAAATGATTGAAGGTGCTGCTGCTACGGGGACAGATCGTATCGAATTATATACAGAAAGTTTTGCCGAAAAATTTGCCGATGGAGATAAAAAAGAAGCTGTAAAACCTTATGCTAAATGTGCAGAACTGGCCCATCAATTGGGATTGGGAGTTAATGCGGGGCACGATTTATCGTTAGATAATATAGAATTTTTTAAAAATGAGGTGCCTTTTGTAGATGAGGTATCCATAGGCCATGCTTTAATCGCTGAAGCGCTTTATCTTGGTTTGGAAGAAACGATCTCACGATATTTAAAAAAATTACAGTAA
- a CDS encoding alpha/beta fold hydrolase: MKLHTNIIGEGKPFIILHGFLGMGDNWKTLGKMFSEKGYEVHLVDQRNHGKSPHSDDFSYEILAEDLKEYIEEHHLEEIVLMGHSMGGKTAMFFAATYPDLLEKLIIVDIAPKYYKPHHQDILAGLTLLDKSDVSSRQEAAKIISEYVPDKPTQLFLLKNLDREGKDKYVLKVNLKTLKAKIENIGAALEEGKIYEGKTLFIKGEKSRYIKLPEDEDLLHNHFPNAEIEVISDAGHWVHAENQEDFYSTVIRFL; the protein is encoded by the coding sequence ATGAAGTTACACACTAACATTATAGGAGAAGGGAAGCCTTTTATTATTTTACATGGATTTCTAGGAATGGGTGATAATTGGAAGACATTAGGGAAGATGTTTTCTGAAAAAGGATATGAAGTTCACCTGGTGGATCAGCGAAATCATGGTAAAAGTCCACATAGCGATGATTTTTCCTATGAAATATTAGCAGAGGATTTAAAGGAGTATATTGAAGAGCATCATTTGGAGGAAATAGTGCTGATGGGGCATTCTATGGGTGGTAAAACGGCTATGTTCTTTGCAGCAACTTATCCAGATTTGCTAGAAAAACTTATTATAGTGGATATTGCCCCTAAATATTATAAGCCACATCATCAGGATATTTTAGCTGGATTAACCCTGTTGGACAAGTCTGATGTATCCTCCCGTCAGGAAGCAGCTAAAATAATTTCTGAATACGTTCCTGATAAACCTACCCAACTTTTTCTTTTAAAAAATTTAGACCGTGAAGGTAAAGATAAGTATGTTTTAAAAGTTAACCTGAAAACTCTAAAGGCTAAAATTGAAAATATCGGGGCTGCCTTAGAAGAAGGAAAGATTTATGAAGGGAAAACCTTGTTTATAAAAGGAGAAAAATCTCGTTATATCAAATTGCCTGAAGATGAAGATTTGCTTCATAATCATTTTCCAAATGCTGAAATTGAAGTAATTAGCGATGCAGGTCATTGGGTGCATGCTGAAAATCAAGAAGATTTTTATAGTACTGTAATTAGATTTCTTTAA
- a CDS encoding OmpP1/FadL family transporter, protein MKKLLFLTLFGLATAMTYAGGYRVGLQGQRRLAMGHTGVAVVDNAELAFFNPAGLVYLEDRINVAVGASAVFSDVVWQNDEYGQMARTDSPVGTPFYAYVSYRASDWLTLGLAAYTPYGSSVEWPTDWSGSHLVNNIDLQAIYIQALASVKISDRLSVGGGPIYVNGSVNFNRNLNRTLSDIDGNRANVTVDASGVHAWGWSLGAMYNPTDKLRIGANYRSEIIVEAENGDADFNNIPNSPLTPFKDTRFDASLPLPAELSIGASYEISEKWLIAFDYNRAFWDVYKSLDIDFQDPAIPDSKNPRNYKDANTYRFGAQYIANEMFTLRAGYYFDESPVQSGYFAPETPRNDAHGFTAGLSVNITDNLSIDASFLYNRFKEVEESYDYYMENGQNVPFEGSYKTVAFVPGLGVTFKI, encoded by the coding sequence ATGAAGAAACTTTTATTCCTGACCCTTTTTGGGTTGGCGACTGCAATGACTTATGCCGGGGGATACAGGGTAGGGCTTCAGGGACAGCGCAGGCTGGCCATGGGGCATACTGGTGTGGCTGTAGTTGATAATGCAGAATTGGCTTTTTTTAACCCGGCAGGGTTAGTGTATTTAGAGGACCGCATAAATGTAGCCGTTGGGGCCAGTGCGGTATTCTCTGACGTGGTATGGCAAAATGATGAATATGGGCAAATGGCAAGAACAGATAGTCCTGTGGGGACGCCTTTTTATGCCTATGTTTCTTATAGAGCTTCAGATTGGTTAACCTTAGGGCTTGCAGCTTATACGCCTTACGGTAGTTCTGTAGAATGGCCCACAGATTGGTCTGGGTCTCATTTGGTAAATAATATAGATCTTCAGGCTATATATATTCAGGCTTTAGCTTCTGTGAAAATTTCAGATAGACTTAGTGTTGGTGGAGGGCCTATATATGTAAACGGATCGGTAAACTTCAATAGAAATTTAAACAGGACCCTTAGCGATATCGATGGAAACAGAGCAAATGTAACTGTAGATGCTTCTGGAGTACATGCCTGGGGTTGGTCTTTAGGAGCTATGTATAACCCTACTGATAAACTTAGGATAGGGGCTAATTATCGTTCAGAAATTATTGTTGAAGCAGAAAATGGTGATGCAGATTTTAATAATATTCCTAATTCGCCTCTTACGCCGTTTAAAGATACCAGGTTTGATGCCTCGTTACCGTTGCCGGCAGAGCTTTCGATTGGAGCTTCTTATGAGATTTCAGAAAAATGGTTGATTGCTTTTGATTATAACCGGGCTTTTTGGGACGTATATAAATCTTTAGATATCGATTTTCAGGATCCGGCAATTCCAGATTCCAAAAATCCTAGAAATTATAAGGATGCTAATACCTACAGATTTGGGGCACAATACATCGCAAACGAAATGTTTACCCTAAGAGCCGGATACTATTTTGATGAATCTCCTGTACAATCAGGCTACTTCGCACCAGAAACCCCAAGAAATGATGCGCATGGTTTCACGGCCGGATTGTCTGTAAATATTACAGATAATCTATCGATAGATGCCTCTTTCCTTTATAACCGATTTAAAGAAGTAGAGGAATCCTATGATTATTATATGGAAAATGGCCAAAATGTACCTTTTGAAGGTTCGTACAAAACAGTGGCATTTGTGCCTGGGCTTGGGGTGACATTCAAAATTTAA
- a CDS encoding SGNH/GDSL hydrolase family protein, with protein MKNYRFLAVGLLALGIVSCEPDLDNPIDEEGNVYSNGDANFTHYVALGNSLTAGYADNALYITGQTNSYPNILAGQFALTQETDEFTIPYMNDNAGGLLLSGQQLPGFNNRLVLASDGEGNNSPSVYTGMAATTDITNVLEGPFSNMGVPGAKSYHLGVEGYGNVAGVQAGLSNPYFVRFASSPQTSVIADALAQNPTFFSLWIGNNDVLGYATSGGTGVNQTGNLNPATYGSNDITDPQVFAQVYSGLVESLTASGAGGVLINIPDVTSIAFFNTVPNNALQLDAQTAASLTSYFGAVSQVFAGGLMAQGVPQEQAMALAAQYAITFNEGPNRFIIDVPVTQANPLGFRQMTADELIQLQVDQSALASGYGSVNLTAEVQQVLGLLMSGGTPTAAQANILFGGVNGLDDADVLDSTEISEIQTATTAFNQTIAAVANAKGLAMVDANALLNDVANGGVAYDAGTVTATYATGGAFSLDGVHLTPRGYAIVANEIIEQINATYGATVPKVNIGQYGTITLSNDVQ; from the coding sequence ATGAAAAACTATAGATTTTTAGCAGTAGGCTTATTGGCTTTGGGAATAGTTTCTTGTGAGCCAGATTTAGACAATCCAATAGATGAAGAAGGAAATGTATATAGCAATGGGGATGCGAATTTTACGCATTATGTTGCTTTAGGAAATTCATTAACGGCAGGTTATGCAGATAATGCACTTTATATTACCGGGCAAACCAATTCGTATCCTAATATTTTGGCAGGACAGTTTGCTTTAACGCAGGAAACAGATGAGTTTACTATTCCTTATATGAATGATAATGCGGGTGGACTTTTATTATCTGGACAACAATTGCCAGGTTTTAATAACCGTTTAGTGTTAGCTTCAGACGGGGAAGGAAATAATAGTCCTTCAGTTTATACCGGGATGGCTGCAACTACAGATATCACCAATGTCTTAGAGGGGCCTTTTAGTAATATGGGAGTGCCGGGAGCTAAATCTTATCATTTAGGAGTAGAAGGTTATGGTAATGTAGCAGGAGTACAGGCTGGTCTTTCAAATCCTTATTTTGTAAGATTTGCGTCTTCCCCTCAGACGAGTGTGATAGCTGATGCATTGGCTCAAAATCCTACATTCTTTTCTTTATGGATAGGTAATAATGATGTATTAGGTTATGCTACTTCAGGAGGTACGGGGGTTAATCAAACAGGGAATTTAAATCCAGCTACCTATGGATCTAATGATATTACAGATCCACAGGTATTTGCTCAGGTGTATTCAGGTTTGGTTGAAAGTTTAACTGCCAGTGGCGCCGGCGGAGTGTTAATTAATATTCCAGATGTGACTTCAATAGCATTTTTCAATACGGTGCCTAATAATGCTTTGCAACTAGATGCCCAGACAGCCGCAAGTTTAACCTCTTATTTTGGAGCGGTTTCTCAGGTTTTTGCAGGAGGTTTAATGGCGCAGGGAGTTCCGCAGGAACAGGCAATGGCTTTAGCTGCTCAATATGCAATAACTTTTAATGAAGGGCCAAATAGATTTATAATCGATGTGCCAGTTACTCAAGCTAATCCCCTTGGGTTTAGACAGATGACGGCAGATGAGTTAATTCAATTGCAGGTAGATCAATCGGCTTTGGCTAGTGGGTACGGTTCTGTTAATTTAACGGCAGAAGTGCAACAGGTTCTAGGGCTACTAATGTCTGGGGGTACACCAACTGCAGCACAAGCGAATATCCTATTTGGTGGTGTGAATGGCTTGGATGATGCTGATGTTTTAGATAGCACAGAAATTTCAGAAATCCAGACGGCTACGACGGCATTTAATCAAACCATAGCCGCAGTGGCAAATGCAAAAGGGCTGGCCATGGTAGATGCTAATGCATTATTAAACGATGTGGCTAATGGCGGCGTGGCTTATGATGCTGGTACTGTAACCGCAACCTATGCAACAGGTGGAGCTTTTTCTTTAGACGGGGTGCATTTAACACCACGAGGATACGCTATTGTGGCTAACGAGATTATCGAGCAGATTAACGCCACTTATGGGGCTACGGTTCCAAAAGTAAATATTGGACAATACGGTACCATTACCCTTAGTAATGATGTGCAGTAA
- a CDS encoding phage holin family protein, with amino-acid sequence MRLLLKLLLSALVVVGLAKVLPGVTVNSYFTAFIVAIVLALLNIIVKPVLVILTLPVTILTLGLFLLIINAIIIFLADGFVPGFSVDGWFMAIIFSLLFSLFQSILYSLLDKD; translated from the coding sequence ATGAGACTTTTATTAAAACTCCTTTTGTCTGCGCTAGTAGTGGTAGGTCTAGCCAAGGTTTTACCTGGTGTTACCGTAAATAGCTATTTTACGGCATTTATTGTAGCCATAGTTTTAGCATTGCTCAATATTATTGTTAAACCTGTTTTGGTAATATTAACTTTACCGGTAACCATATTAACACTGGGCTTGTTTTTACTGATCATTAATGCCATAATCATCTTTTTAGCAGACGGTTTTGTGCCTGGTTTTAGTGTAGATGGCTGGTTTATGGCGATAATATTTAGTTTGCTTTTCTCGTTATTTCAGTCCATATTATATTCTCTTCTTGATAAGGATTAG
- the tig gene encoding trigger factor translates to MNITRENIDELNAVVKVDIAKDDYAPKVEKILKDYRKNANVPGFRKGHVPMGMVKKQYGQAVLVDEVNKLLQENLNKYLTEEKLDVLGNPIPKEQENFDWNKDNYTFEFEVGLAPEFEVSLDLEKPVTKYNIVADDTMIDKQIENIQKQYGKLVSKDEVEEGDIVAGTFKNEEEGIENETSIELEKIKGKRNLNKFVGAKVGDTIALKTKSLFEDDHDLIQHLKIEHDKAHDLDIEVEFTISEINKRELADLDQELFDKLFGEGKVTTVTELKEKIKEDAEKQFVQQSDQQLMNDVTEALIEKTEFDLPKEFLQKWIRTVGEKPLTEEEAKEEYQNSEKGLRYQLIEGKIVKENDIQVDFEALKAFAKDKIKEQMAQFGQMDPSDKELDDIAARILSNQDEVKRLSEQLVNEKLLNFYKDNMKFDEKEVTYDEFVKEIYE, encoded by the coding sequence ATGAATATTACCAGAGAGAATATTGATGAATTGAATGCGGTAGTAAAAGTAGATATCGCAAAAGACGACTATGCTCCTAAAGTAGAGAAAATCCTTAAGGATTACCGTAAAAATGCCAATGTTCCTGGCTTTAGAAAAGGTCACGTTCCTATGGGGATGGTAAAAAAGCAATACGGGCAGGCTGTATTGGTAGATGAAGTAAATAAATTACTACAGGAAAACCTTAATAAATATCTTACTGAAGAAAAATTAGACGTTCTTGGAAATCCAATTCCTAAAGAGCAGGAAAATTTTGACTGGAATAAAGATAACTACACTTTTGAGTTTGAGGTTGGTCTTGCTCCAGAATTTGAAGTAAGTCTTGATTTAGAAAAACCTGTAACAAAATATAATATCGTTGCTGATGATACGATGATCGATAAACAAATCGAAAACATCCAAAAACAGTACGGTAAATTAGTTTCTAAAGATGAGGTTGAAGAAGGAGATATCGTTGCCGGAACTTTCAAAAATGAAGAAGAAGGTATCGAAAATGAAACTTCAATCGAACTGGAGAAAATCAAAGGAAAAAGAAACCTTAATAAGTTTGTAGGAGCTAAAGTTGGTGATACGATTGCTTTAAAGACGAAAAGTCTTTTTGAGGACGATCACGATTTAATCCAACATTTAAAGATTGAGCATGATAAAGCTCACGATCTTGATATCGAAGTAGAATTCACTATTTCGGAAATCAATAAAAGAGAACTTGCTGATTTAGACCAGGAATTATTTGATAAGCTTTTTGGTGAAGGTAAAGTGACTACTGTTACTGAGCTTAAAGAGAAAATCAAAGAGGATGCTGAAAAGCAATTTGTTCAGCAAAGCGATCAGCAGTTAATGAATGATGTTACTGAAGCGTTGATCGAAAAGACTGAATTTGATCTTCCTAAAGAGTTTCTTCAAAAATGGATCAGAACAGTAGGTGAAAAGCCATTAACTGAAGAAGAAGCAAAAGAAGAATATCAGAACAGCGAAAAAGGGCTTCGTTACCAGTTAATCGAAGGGAAAATCGTTAAAGAGAACGATATTCAGGTAGATTTTGAAGCTTTAAAAGCCTTTGCTAAAGATAAAATTAAAGAGCAAATGGCTCAGTTTGGCCAGATGGATCCTTCAGATAAAGAATTAGATGATATCGCAGCAAGAATCTTATCTAATCAGGACGAAGTTAAGCGTTTATCTGAGCAATTAGTTAACGAAAAATTGTTAAATTTCTATAAAGACAATATGAAATTTGACGAAAAGGAAGTTACTTACGATGAGTTTGTAAAAGAAATTTATGAGTAA
- the clpP gene encoding ATP-dependent Clp endopeptidase proteolytic subunit ClpP: MDYGKEFEKYATKHHGINSNYYDKIVSSMTPVGMTPNIIEERQMNAVAMDVFSRLMMDRIIFMGTGINDQVANIIQAQLLFLESTDSSKDIQIYINSPGGSVYAGLGIYDTMQFIKPDVATICTGMAASMGAVLLCAGAEGKRSGLPHSRVMIHQPLGGAQGQASDIEITAREIITLKEELYKIISKHSGQSYEKVYEDSDRDYWMKADRAKEYGMIDEILTRD, translated from the coding sequence ATGGACTACGGAAAAGAATTCGAGAAGTACGCAACTAAACACCACGGGATAAACAGCAATTATTATGATAAAATAGTAAGTAGTATGACTCCGGTGGGCATGACTCCTAATATTATCGAAGAGCGCCAGATGAATGCTGTTGCTATGGATGTATTTTCACGATTAATGATGGACAGGATTATCTTTATGGGTACTGGTATTAATGATCAGGTAGCTAATATTATCCAGGCACAATTATTGTTTTTAGAAAGTACAGATTCTTCTAAAGATATTCAGATTTATATCAACTCTCCTGGCGGTAGCGTTTATGCCGGTTTAGGAATCTACGATACCATGCAGTTTATTAAACCAGATGTTGCAACAATTTGTACAGGGATGGCAGCTTCTATGGGGGCGGTATTGCTTTGTGCAGGAGCAGAAGGAAAGCGAAGCGGTTTACCACATTCCAGGGTAATGATTCATCAGCCACTTGGTGGAGCACAGGGACAGGCTAGTGATATCGAGATCACGGCCAGAGAAATCATTACATTGAAAGAAGAATTGTATAAAATCATTTCTAAACATTCAGGGCAGAGTTACGAGAAAGTGTATGAAGATAGTGACCGTGATTACTGGATGAAAGCCGATAGAGCTAAGGAATATGGAATGATAGACGAAATCCTGACCAGAGATTAG